Proteins from one Listeria innocua genomic window:
- a CDS encoding DUF47 domain-containing protein, which produces MAFKNKKDRFASLLHDIAVNLHEGANFFATYNINSVEDLHTFSNKIKEYETAGDSMVHKMIMELNDAFITPIEREDMLELTNRLDDVMDALDETAFSLEICQITHYDEYMTKFIQAIQASTVEIEKAVDLVFDKKLKDVRKLAIQIKDYESQCDDVYRESLIQLFQNEKDPIKLIRLREVYEKLEDIADSCQSVANTLESIVMKNA; this is translated from the coding sequence ATGGCTTTTAAAAATAAAAAAGACCGTTTTGCTTCGTTGTTGCATGACATTGCAGTAAATTTACATGAAGGTGCAAATTTCTTTGCAACTTACAACATTAATTCGGTGGAGGATTTACATACTTTCTCGAATAAAATCAAAGAATATGAAACAGCTGGGGACTCCATGGTTCACAAAATGATTATGGAATTAAATGACGCTTTCATCACACCAATCGAACGCGAGGATATGTTAGAACTTACTAACCGCCTTGATGACGTGATGGATGCACTTGATGAGACAGCTTTCTCACTTGAAATCTGCCAAATCACTCATTACGATGAATACATGACTAAATTTATCCAAGCTATCCAAGCAAGCACTGTTGAAATTGAAAAAGCAGTTGACCTTGTTTTTGATAAAAAATTAAAAGATGTTCGTAAACTTGCGATTCAAATTAAAGATTACGAATCCCAATGTGATGATGTTTACCGCGAATCACTAATCCAACTTTTCCAAAACGAAAAAGATCCAATTAAACTTATTCGTCTAAGAGAAGTTTATGAAAAATTAGAAGACATTGCTGATAGTTGTCAAAGCGTTGCCAATACGCTTGAATCAATTGTCATGAAAAATGCGTAA
- a CDS encoding inorganic phosphate transporter, whose product MEGMFLITLVIVLAALAFDLINGFHDTANAIATSVSTKALKPRHAIILAAVMNFVGAISFTGVAKTITKDIVNPFDLDHGELVILAALLSAIAWNLITWYFGIPSSSSHALIGSIAGAAIASAGFAAIEYSGFTKIIVGLLVSPVLAFVVGYTIYSLFKIFLKNLNLATTNRRFRMIQVGTAALQSYTHGTNDAQKSMGIITMALIASGFQSTDDVQLWVQVSCAVAMAIGTSIGGWKIIKTVGGKIMKIKPVNGVAADLSSVIIIFGATFIHLPVSTTHVISSSILGVGTAHRVKGVKWDTAQRMIITWVITLPISATIAALIFYVLRFIL is encoded by the coding sequence ATGGAAGGAATGTTTCTAATCACCCTTGTCATCGTACTTGCTGCGCTTGCATTTGATCTAATCAATGGATTTCATGATACAGCCAACGCAATTGCGACTAGTGTCTCTACAAAAGCCTTAAAACCACGACATGCGATTATTCTTGCAGCAGTAATGAACTTTGTGGGTGCTATTTCATTCACAGGGGTTGCTAAAACTATTACAAAAGACATTGTTAACCCATTTGACTTAGATCACGGGGAACTTGTTATTTTAGCAGCATTACTTTCGGCAATCGCATGGAACTTAATTACTTGGTATTTCGGGATTCCTAGTAGTTCCTCTCATGCCTTGATTGGTTCCATTGCAGGTGCAGCTATTGCATCAGCCGGATTTGCAGCTATCGAATACAGTGGATTTACTAAAATCATTGTTGGTTTATTAGTATCTCCTGTACTTGCTTTCGTAGTCGGTTACACGATATATTCACTCTTCAAGATTTTCTTGAAGAACCTAAACTTAGCCACGACCAATCGGCGCTTCCGGATGATTCAAGTCGGTACAGCCGCGCTACAATCTTACACACACGGAACAAATGATGCACAAAAATCAATGGGGATTATCACAATGGCTTTAATTGCCAGTGGTTTCCAATCAACAGATGATGTGCAATTATGGGTTCAAGTATCCTGTGCGGTAGCTATGGCGATTGGTACAAGTATTGGTGGTTGGAAAATCATCAAAACAGTCGGCGGTAAAATCATGAAAATCAAACCCGTTAACGGTGTAGCAGCTGACTTAAGTTCTGTTATTATCATTTTCGGTGCCACTTTCATTCATTTACCAGTTAGTACAACACACGTAATCAGCTCTTCTATTCTTGGTGTTGGAACAGCTCACCGTGTTAAAGGAGTAAAATGGGATACTGCACAACGCATGATTATTACATGGGTTATCACACTTCCTATTTCTGCAACGATTGCAGCTCTTATCTTCTACGTACTAAGATTCATCTTATAA
- a CDS encoding ABC transporter permease subunit (The N-terminal region of this protein, as described by TIGR01726, is a three transmembrane segment that identifies a subfamily of ABC transporter permease subunits, which specificities that include histidine, arginine, glutamine, glutamate, L-cystine (sic), the opines (in Agrobacterium) octopine and nopaline, etc.) codes for MQKHVLQKFAAILLIFIFVFSGFTTVFAADTQDETLTKIQEKGVLTVGLSADYPPYEFHQTIDGKDKVVGFDVSIAEKIAKDLDVKLDIKEMNFDSLLGSLKTGKIDMIISGMSPTPERQKEVDFSDPYMFVQQRVVIRKTDKEKFTSVNDFNGIKVGAQKQTTQEELAKNELVGSDVVSLQKVPDLILNLKSNKLDAVVLEGPVAEAYISQDKTLALADIKFVNGSKETAIAMPKGSTALQEKVNASIKDIQDTGLLKKYQNEANKLMFQDGSFYEKYGNYFITGTLITIALAAIGVLCGAILGSLLALMKLAKTRWLRWPAACYIEFVRGTPLLIQIFIVFFGTQIIGMDVSAFVSGCIALSLNSAAYVAEIIRAGISAVNKGQMEAARSLGMTQGASMRYIILPQAVKNILPALGNEFVTVIKESSIVSVIGVTELMFMTGVVQGASFKPFIPLIITSLIYFVLTFSLSRLLGVAERRMRTSD; via the coding sequence ATGCAGAAGCATGTATTACAAAAGTTCGCAGCAATTTTACTTATTTTTATATTTGTATTTTCTGGCTTCACAACAGTGTTCGCCGCTGATACACAAGATGAAACTTTAACTAAAATCCAAGAAAAAGGTGTTTTAACAGTTGGACTTTCCGCTGATTATCCGCCGTATGAATTTCATCAAACCATCGACGGTAAAGATAAGGTTGTCGGTTTTGATGTAAGTATCGCTGAAAAAATTGCCAAAGATTTAGACGTTAAATTAGATATTAAAGAAATGAACTTCGATAGTTTGCTCGGTTCACTAAAAACCGGCAAGATTGATATGATTATTTCTGGTATGTCACCAACTCCAGAACGTCAAAAAGAAGTCGATTTTTCTGACCCGTATATGTTTGTACAACAGCGCGTTGTGATTAGAAAAACGGATAAAGAGAAATTTACAAGTGTAAATGATTTTAATGGCATTAAAGTTGGTGCCCAAAAACAAACAACCCAAGAAGAATTAGCCAAAAATGAACTAGTTGGTTCAGACGTTGTTTCACTTCAAAAAGTACCTGATTTAATTTTGAACCTTAAAAGCAACAAGCTCGATGCAGTAGTTTTAGAAGGACCTGTTGCAGAAGCTTATATTAGCCAAGATAAAACACTCGCATTAGCAGATATTAAATTTGTTAATGGTAGCAAAGAAACAGCCATTGCAATGCCAAAAGGTTCCACTGCTTTACAAGAAAAAGTCAACGCTTCTATTAAAGATATACAAGATACTGGCTTACTGAAGAAATATCAAAACGAAGCCAACAAATTAATGTTCCAGGATGGTAGTTTTTACGAGAAGTATGGTAATTACTTTATCACTGGTACATTGATTACGATTGCTCTTGCTGCAATTGGCGTATTATGTGGTGCCATTCTCGGCTCATTACTAGCTCTCATGAAACTTGCAAAAACAAGATGGTTACGCTGGCCAGCAGCTTGTTATATAGAATTTGTCCGTGGTACGCCACTTCTAATTCAAATTTTCATCGTCTTTTTCGGAACTCAAATTATCGGTATGGACGTATCCGCCTTTGTTTCTGGTTGTATCGCCCTATCGCTAAACAGTGCCGCTTATGTTGCTGAAATTATCCGCGCAGGTATTTCTGCTGTCAACAAAGGGCAAATGGAAGCAGCTCGTTCTCTTGGTATGACACAAGGAGCAAGCATGCGTTACATCATCTTGCCACAAGCCGTAAAAAATATTCTTCCTGCGCTTGGGAATGAATTCGTTACTGTTATTAAGGAATCTTCCATCGTATCCGTCATTGGTGTAACAGAACTAATGTTTATGACTGGTGTAGTCCAAGGCGCAAGCTTCAAACCATTTATCCCACTAATCATCACATCATTAATTTACTTTGTACTAACATTTAGCTTGTCAAGACTACTAGGTGTTGCTGAAAGGAGAATGAGAACAAGTGATTAA
- a CDS encoding amino acid ABC transporter ATP-binding protein yields MINIKNLHKHFGKLEVLKGIDLEIASGEVVVVIGPSGSGKSTFLRCLNLLEQPTTGTILFENKDLMAKQTNVNELRQKMGMVFQNFNLFPHKNVLENLMLAPMKVKNEDSTAAKEHALSLLEKVGLADKATSYPSQLSGGQQQRVAIARALAMNPDVMLFDEPTSALDPEMVGEVLSVMKSLAKEGMTMVVVTHEMGFAREVADRVVFMDAGVIQEQGTPEEVFGNPQNDRTKDFLGKVLA; encoded by the coding sequence GTGATTAATATTAAAAACTTACACAAACATTTCGGTAAATTAGAAGTCTTAAAAGGCATTGACCTTGAAATCGCATCCGGAGAAGTGGTCGTAGTTATCGGCCCTTCCGGAAGCGGGAAAAGTACCTTCTTACGTTGCCTGAACTTATTAGAACAACCAACAACCGGCACGATTCTTTTTGAAAACAAAGACCTAATGGCAAAACAAACAAACGTCAACGAACTTCGTCAAAAAATGGGCATGGTTTTCCAAAACTTCAACTTATTTCCACATAAAAATGTTCTTGAAAACCTAATGCTAGCCCCAATGAAAGTAAAAAACGAAGATAGCACAGCAGCTAAAGAACATGCGCTTTCTCTACTTGAAAAAGTTGGCTTAGCTGATAAAGCAACTAGCTACCCTTCTCAGCTTTCTGGTGGACAACAACAACGGGTAGCCATTGCCAGAGCCCTTGCAATGAATCCAGACGTAATGCTATTCGATGAACCAACTTCCGCACTCGATCCAGAAATGGTCGGTGAAGTATTAAGCGTTATGAAGTCGCTTGCTAAAGAAGGCATGACGATGGTTGTCGTCACACACGAAATGGGATTCGCAAGAGAAGTTGCCGATCGCGTTGTCTTCATGGATGCCGGCGTGATTCAAGAACAAGGCACGCCCGAAGAAGTATTCGGAAACCCGCAAAACGATCGTACTAAAGACTTTTTAGGAAAAGTTTTAGCATAA
- a CDS encoding pyridoxal phosphate-dependent aminotransferase, with translation MNNSKIAKKHQQMPVNILADIGTLAKTMPDILDLSIGDPDLITDASIINAAFEDVRAGHTKYTESGGDVELIDAIRGYFSRNYDLSFERSQIRATVGALHGMYLTLQTILDDGDEVIIHEPYFSPYKDQVLNSGGTPIIIPTYEKDGFAINVDILEAAITNKTKALILNSPNNPTGAVFSPETFEKIANLAKKYDFFILSDEVYDGFSFYEDFVPMAKFAPDHTITFGSMSKNFAMTGWRLGYMIAPTYLNEAAKIINEGITYSAPSPSQRAAIYALNHSETLIPLVTETFQKRLEYIAKRVAEIPYLSLHPLKGSIYAFINISKTKMDSVSFTEYVLKETQVLVIPGLAFGESGDNYVRLAATQDISVLEEAFNRLAKLTF, from the coding sequence ATGAATAACTCAAAAATTGCTAAAAAACATCAACAAATGCCCGTTAATATCCTAGCTGATATTGGAACGCTTGCAAAAACAATGCCGGATATTCTAGATTTATCTATTGGCGACCCTGATTTAATCACAGATGCATCAATTATTAACGCGGCTTTTGAAGACGTACGCGCTGGTCATACAAAATATACAGAATCTGGTGGGGATGTTGAATTAATTGACGCCATTCGTGGTTATTTCAGTCGCAATTATGATCTGTCTTTTGAACGAAGCCAAATCCGTGCCACAGTTGGCGCACTTCATGGTATGTATTTAACCTTGCAAACGATTTTAGATGACGGTGATGAAGTCATTATTCACGAACCATACTTCTCCCCTTATAAAGATCAAGTGTTAAACTCAGGTGGTACGCCAATCATTATTCCAACCTACGAAAAAGATGGTTTTGCCATTAATGTTGATATTTTAGAAGCAGCTATTACGAATAAAACCAAAGCTTTAATTTTAAATTCGCCTAATAATCCAACCGGTGCCGTCTTTTCTCCAGAAACTTTTGAAAAAATCGCCAATCTAGCGAAAAAATATGACTTCTTTATTTTATCTGATGAAGTGTATGATGGTTTTAGTTTTTATGAAGACTTCGTACCAATGGCCAAATTCGCGCCCGATCATACAATCACGTTCGGAAGCATGTCAAAAAATTTCGCAATGACAGGTTGGCGCCTTGGGTATATGATTGCTCCTACCTATTTAAATGAAGCAGCAAAAATTATTAACGAAGGAATTACTTATTCAGCTCCGTCACCGTCCCAACGAGCTGCTATTTACGCTTTGAACCATTCTGAGACACTAATTCCTTTAGTAACAGAAACCTTCCAAAAACGCCTAGAATATATCGCAAAACGAGTAGCAGAAATTCCATATCTTTCCTTACACCCGCTAAAAGGATCCATTTATGCATTTATTAATATTTCTAAAACAAAAATGGATTCCGTTTCCTTTACAGAATACGTTTTAAAAGAAACACAAGTACTCGTTATTCCAGGGTTAGCTTTTGGTGAATCAGGTGATAATTACGTTCGCCTAGCCGCAACGCAAGATATTAGCGTACTAGAAGAAGCATTCAACCGTTTAGCCAAATTAACCTTCTAA
- a CDS encoding HAD family hydrolase, whose translation MKAVVFDFDGTMLDTENLWYTETMKYLKDTYNIDLPDEIYQQIIGTSEEPIISYMMEATNGAFDKEAFLTTVAEACHLGQQSLGFRNGFKEFFEQVKANGYKIGLATSSGFDWIEPTLDRLGILADFETIQTADHVEEIKPHPALYLQAVEALGVKPEEAIAIEDSKNGALSALQAGLKVYIVPNEATKNITFPKEATVVSSFAEIKLK comes from the coding sequence GTGAAAGCAGTTGTTTTTGATTTTGATGGAACTATGCTTGATACGGAGAATTTATGGTACACGGAGACAATGAAATATTTGAAAGATACGTACAATATTGATTTGCCAGATGAAATTTATCAGCAAATTATCGGTACAAGTGAAGAACCAATTATTAGCTATATGATGGAAGCAACGAACGGGGCTTTTGATAAAGAAGCTTTTTTAACTACCGTGGCGGAAGCTTGTCATCTCGGGCAACAATCACTTGGTTTTCGTAATGGCTTTAAAGAATTTTTTGAACAAGTAAAAGCGAATGGTTATAAAATTGGGCTTGCAACGAGTTCGGGATTTGATTGGATTGAACCTACGCTGGATCGTCTGGGCATTTTAGCTGATTTCGAGACGATACAAACGGCAGATCATGTCGAGGAAATTAAACCACATCCAGCACTTTATTTACAAGCAGTGGAAGCCCTTGGTGTAAAGCCGGAAGAAGCAATCGCGATAGAAGACTCGAAAAATGGTGCGTTATCAGCACTACAGGCGGGCTTAAAAGTTTACATCGTACCTAATGAAGCGACGAAAAATATTACTTTTCCAAAAGAAGCGACAGTTGTTTCTTCTTTTGCAGAAATCAAATTAAAATAA
- a CDS encoding NCS2 family permease — MFQLKANGTDVKTEVISGFTTFLTMVYIVVVNPAILSAAGVPFNTVFMATIISAVIGTLWMAIFANYPIAIAPGLGMNAYFVTVVTTQKLDYSVAFAAVFVAGIIFLLLSLTPLREKIIEAIPHNLKAGITAGIGLFIAFLGFRMTGIIVSNDSNLVGLGDLHSKEAILAIVGLLITLILLALNVKGALFIGMIATGIIAFITGELKFTEGIVKLPPMPEFVFTNPIHAFGDVMSYGLYAVVLSFLLITIFDTTGTMIGVAKKAGLMKGESLPNAKQALMADAVATSVGSMFGTTPTSAYIESSAGVATGGRTGLTTLTVAILFMVSAFFAPLVGAVSGISAITAPALIIVGSMMIGAVKEIDWDTLDEAFPAFLVILAMPLTSSIAIGLAFGFISYPVLKVFTGKWRELNWFLIVIAVLFFILVAFLPH; from the coding sequence ATGTTTCAATTAAAAGCAAACGGTACAGATGTAAAAACTGAAGTTATCTCTGGTTTTACTACATTCCTAACGATGGTATATATCGTAGTAGTTAACCCAGCAATTCTTTCCGCAGCAGGTGTTCCATTCAATACCGTATTTATGGCAACTATCATCTCTGCAGTCATTGGTACATTATGGATGGCGATTTTCGCTAATTATCCAATCGCAATTGCGCCAGGACTTGGTATGAATGCTTATTTCGTAACAGTAGTTACAACTCAAAAACTAGATTATTCGGTCGCATTCGCTGCGGTCTTTGTAGCAGGTATTATTTTCTTACTATTATCTTTAACGCCGCTTCGTGAAAAAATCATTGAAGCCATTCCACATAATTTAAAAGCTGGGATTACTGCTGGTATTGGTTTATTTATCGCTTTCCTTGGCTTCCGTATGACAGGTATTATTGTTTCTAACGATTCTAACTTAGTAGGTTTAGGTGACTTACATTCCAAAGAAGCTATTTTAGCTATTGTTGGTCTTTTAATCACTTTAATCTTGCTTGCTTTAAATGTAAAAGGTGCTTTATTCATTGGGATGATTGCAACTGGTATCATCGCTTTTATCACAGGTGAACTTAAATTTACAGAAGGTATCGTCAAACTTCCGCCAATGCCAGAATTCGTCTTCACTAACCCTATTCACGCTTTTGGTGATGTGATGAGTTACGGGCTCTATGCTGTCGTCCTGTCCTTCTTACTTATAACGATTTTTGATACAACCGGAACAATGATTGGTGTTGCAAAAAAAGCTGGCCTAATGAAAGGTGAATCATTACCAAATGCGAAACAAGCATTAATGGCTGATGCGGTTGCAACAAGTGTTGGTTCTATGTTTGGTACAACTCCAACAAGTGCCTACATTGAATCTTCTGCTGGCGTTGCAACTGGTGGACGTACTGGTCTTACTACACTTACAGTAGCTATCTTATTCATGGTGTCGGCATTCTTCGCTCCACTTGTTGGCGCTGTATCTGGAATTTCTGCTATCACTGCACCAGCTCTAATCATTGTTGGTAGCATGATGATTGGTGCTGTAAAAGAAATCGACTGGGATACACTAGATGAAGCTTTCCCTGCTTTCTTAGTTATTCTAGCGATGCCACTTACTTCAAGTATTGCTATCGGCTTAGCATTTGGTTTCATTTCTTACCCAGTATTAAAAGTATTTACTGGCAAATGGCGCGAACTTAACTGGTTCTTAATCGTTATCGCCGTATTATTCTTCATCCTCGTTGCATTTTTACCACATTAA
- a CDS encoding type 1 glutamine amidotransferase domain-containing protein: MTLKGKKVIALVSEDFEDLELWYPVLRLREAGASVHLVAEEAKKVYHGKYGVPVTSDYDFDSVRAEDYDGILVPGGWSPDKLRRFDSVLNLVRAFDKAKKPIGQICHAGWVLVSAGILEGVNVTSTPGIKDDMTNAGAIWHNEPVVTDGHIISSRRPPDLPEYLPAFISALED, translated from the coding sequence ATGACTTTAAAAGGTAAAAAAGTTATTGCACTTGTTAGTGAAGACTTTGAGGATTTAGAGCTATGGTATCCGGTGCTTAGATTACGCGAGGCAGGTGCTTCGGTACATTTAGTTGCAGAGGAAGCTAAAAAAGTTTATCACGGTAAGTACGGAGTTCCTGTTACTTCTGATTATGATTTTGATTCTGTTCGCGCAGAAGATTATGATGGAATCTTAGTCCCAGGTGGTTGGTCCCCAGATAAGCTGCGTCGTTTTGACAGCGTACTTAATTTGGTTCGCGCGTTTGATAAAGCGAAAAAACCAATCGGACAAATTTGCCACGCTGGTTGGGTACTTGTTTCTGCCGGAATTTTAGAAGGTGTAAATGTAACAAGTACGCCAGGAATTAAAGATGATATGACTAATGCGGGAGCTATTTGGCATAATGAGCCAGTTGTAACAGACGGGCACATTATTTCGAGTCGCCGCCCGCCAGATCTACCAGAATATTTACCAGCGTTCATTTCCGCTTTAGAAGATTAA
- a CDS encoding PTS lactose/cellobiose transporter subunit IIA, which translates to MEIQVEEAVVKLILHGGNTRKEAYKAIDYAEKYQFDQADKHLQMAQEQFQEGHVWQTKLVSIRDTETVAHPSFLLIHGQDHLMTAQAELQLAKRIIEQYKHQQNLEKRLTKLENQLA; encoded by the coding sequence ATGGAAATTCAAGTAGAAGAAGCTGTTGTAAAACTCATTTTACATGGGGGAAACACACGTAAAGAAGCATATAAAGCAATTGATTATGCTGAAAAATACCAATTTGATCAGGCAGACAAGCATTTGCAAATGGCCCAAGAACAGTTTCAAGAAGGTCACGTTTGGCAAACAAAACTAGTCTCAATTCGCGACACTGAAACCGTAGCACACCCGTCATTTTTATTAATTCATGGACAAGACCATTTAATGACTGCCCAAGCCGAACTACAACTAGCCAAAAGAATCATTGAACAATATAAACATCAACAAAACTTAGAAAAACGCCTAACAAAATTAGAAAATCAGCTAGCTTAA
- a CDS encoding GNAT family N-acetyltransferase: MNYELISDYKDNKMYRDSFNKLAESTFDINFEEWFQKGFWNDKYICYSYLDKNEIIANVSINKMDLIYQGKDCKALQIGTVMTHPEYRGQGLMNQLLNHVITKYEHDYDFLYLFANDSVLDFYPKFGFERVEESSFTVDASSLKKKFSKIKKLNPDNKTDFQLIQRIVSERVPLSSTLDVKNSEDLLMFYLLIALKNDIYYIEEIDAIVLFEREETDLYVLDILSVKKLDVVEVLSYLLSDGIMTIHLLFTPEKDTRIDAAYIIETEDILFVRPKILTSESYFLFPATSHA; encoded by the coding sequence ATGAACTATGAACTAATAAGTGATTATAAAGACAATAAAATGTACCGTGATAGTTTTAATAAACTTGCAGAAAGTACGTTTGATATTAATTTTGAAGAATGGTTTCAAAAAGGGTTTTGGAATGATAAATATATTTGTTATTCTTATTTGGATAAAAATGAAATCATTGCGAATGTTTCTATCAATAAAATGGATTTGATTTATCAGGGGAAGGATTGCAAGGCGCTTCAAATAGGCACAGTAATGACTCATCCAGAGTATCGCGGCCAAGGGCTTATGAATCAGTTATTGAATCACGTAATTACTAAGTATGAACATGACTATGATTTTCTTTATCTTTTTGCAAATGATTCTGTGCTTGATTTTTATCCGAAGTTTGGATTTGAGCGAGTGGAAGAGAGTAGTTTTACCGTGGATGCTAGTAGTCTAAAAAAGAAATTTTCCAAAATAAAAAAGCTGAATCCCGATAATAAAACCGATTTCCAGCTAATTCAGCGTATTGTATCCGAACGAGTACCACTTTCTAGTACGCTTGATGTGAAAAATAGTGAAGACTTGCTTATGTTTTATTTATTGATAGCTTTAAAAAATGATATTTATTATATAGAAGAAATAGATGCAATTGTTTTATTTGAGCGAGAAGAGACGGACTTATATGTATTAGATATTCTTAGTGTCAAAAAACTAGATGTGGTGGAAGTTTTAAGTTATTTGCTTAGTGACGGAATCATGACGATACATCTCTTATTTACGCCTGAAAAAGATACGCGTATTGACGCGGCTTATATTATTGAGACAGAAGATATATTGTTTGTGCGTCCGAAAATCCTTACAAGTGAATCTTATTTCTTATTTCCAGCTACGTCTCATGCTTAA
- a CDS encoding metal-sulfur cluster assembly factor, with protein sequence MDEQLKENLMGALEQVIDPELGIDIVNIGLVYDVELDEDGLCTVSMTLTTMGCPLAGILTEQVQMALSDIPEVKDTNVNLVWNPPWTKDRMSRYAKIALGIR encoded by the coding sequence ATGGATGAGCAACTAAAAGAAAATCTAATGGGCGCGCTGGAACAAGTAATTGATCCGGAGCTTGGAATTGATATTGTAAACATTGGACTTGTATATGATGTTGAGTTAGATGAAGATGGGCTTTGTACCGTATCAATGACGCTTACGACGATGGGCTGTCCACTTGCAGGGATTTTAACAGAGCAAGTGCAAATGGCATTAAGTGATATCCCAGAAGTAAAAGATACGAATGTGAATCTTGTTTGGAATCCACCTTGGACGAAAGATCGTATGTCACGCTATGCAAAAATAGCACTTGGTATACGTTAA
- the yjfP gene encoding esterase, with product MIQVENELIAGIPVLHISNRENAEKELPTIIFYHGFTSQKELYLHYGYLLAQRGFRVVLPDAKLHGERLQGANPEDQATYFWDVIETNITEFPLITEELIKTGKTDANRIGVGGVSMGAITSLGLLGQYDYIKVAVSLMGSAYYVDFAKELSKYALAQGLTFPYDVDERILALQKYDLTQNITKINNRPLLLWHGKKDDVVPFAYSEKLYQTLVEESLADNVEFIIDDNAKHKVSVEGMLQGVSFFEKFL from the coding sequence ATGATTCAAGTAGAAAATGAACTAATTGCGGGAATTCCAGTTTTACATATTAGTAATCGTGAAAATGCAGAAAAAGAGTTACCGACTATTATTTTTTATCACGGATTCACTTCACAAAAAGAACTTTATTTACATTACGGGTATTTGCTTGCACAACGAGGTTTTAGGGTAGTTTTACCTGATGCTAAGTTACACGGGGAACGTCTTCAAGGCGCGAATCCGGAAGATCAAGCTACTTATTTTTGGGATGTTATTGAAACGAATATTACTGAATTTCCGCTCATTACAGAGGAATTAATTAAAACAGGAAAAACAGATGCCAACCGTATTGGTGTTGGAGGAGTGTCGATGGGAGCAATTACATCCCTTGGTTTACTCGGACAATATGATTATATTAAAGTGGCAGTTAGTTTAATGGGAAGCGCTTATTATGTTGACTTTGCTAAAGAATTATCTAAATATGCTTTGGCGCAGGGATTAACTTTTCCTTATGATGTTGATGAACGGATTTTAGCTTTACAAAAATACGATTTAACCCAAAACATTACGAAAATTAATAACCGCCCATTGTTACTTTGGCACGGGAAAAAAGATGATGTAGTTCCCTTTGCGTACAGTGAAAAACTATATCAGACATTGGTTGAAGAGAGCTTAGCAGACAATGTCGAATTTATTATTGATGATAATGCAAAACACAAAGTTTCAGTTGAAGGAATGCTACAAGGAGTTAGCTTTTTTGAGAAATTCTTATAA